A single window of Candidatus Obscuribacter sp. DNA harbors:
- a CDS encoding DUF2029 domain-containing protein: MIVVFFVVTQFLTVFLLARAWHNVHWYFTGPKLDLTDFSQFYQAGQLIVSPRAHQVYDPETQIWWSLGLIYPHIPIKGHFYNQSVPFLYLFCIPYGKLPYNISYVVWCLTTELMALISLIALLRQSLPALPGKNRLIALTIGLAFASIPAYLTVWHGQTTFLLVAAMSLAIYFWLKQKDILTGVFLALSTVKPQYVLLPFATMLGLGRYKIIAALIITEVILFAAAGCFMGFDTVLMYPKILVTAENSTRFAGVNPHVMASLRGVLSVLMPHKIAMLITTLALFASLIPAALLARKTTRATSKDISTSIAERFLLAFIYTLALVLSPHSHYFDCLLLVIPAALTLEGMLRQGQGDGSTADATWQAINDNKWYRLWCHILCFYPLLSWFYNFGLGSMEAEGIAFLLTNIVLAVCAGMVVKELNTKASI, encoded by the coding sequence TTGATAGTTGTTTTCTTTGTTGTCACCCAGTTTTTAACTGTCTTTTTGCTGGCTCGAGCCTGGCACAATGTGCACTGGTATTTTACAGGACCAAAACTGGACTTAACAGACTTCTCGCAGTTTTATCAAGCGGGGCAACTGATAGTGAGCCCCAGAGCGCATCAAGTCTACGATCCAGAGACTCAAATCTGGTGGTCGCTTGGTCTTATCTATCCGCACATTCCAATCAAAGGGCACTTTTACAACCAGTCTGTGCCCTTTCTTTATCTCTTTTGTATTCCTTACGGTAAGCTGCCTTACAACATCTCTTATGTTGTCTGGTGCCTTACTACAGAGCTTATGGCGCTTATCTCTTTGATTGCACTGCTGCGTCAGAGTCTACCTGCTCTACCTGGCAAAAATCGTCTAATTGCTCTTACCATCGGTCTGGCGTTTGCATCGATACCAGCCTATCTAACTGTCTGGCACGGACAAACGACTTTTTTACTGGTGGCGGCAATGAGCCTGGCCATATACTTTTGGCTTAAACAAAAGGACATTTTGACAGGTGTGTTTTTAGCTCTATCTACAGTAAAGCCTCAATACGTACTCTTGCCCTTTGCCACAATGCTGGGGCTGGGGCGCTACAAAATAATTGCCGCTCTGATAATCACAGAGGTCATTTTATTTGCTGCGGCTGGCTGTTTTATGGGCTTTGACACTGTACTGATGTATCCAAAGATACTGGTCACCGCCGAGAATAGTACTCGTTTTGCCGGCGTCAATCCGCATGTAATGGCAAGTCTGAGAGGTGTGCTCAGCGTGCTCATGCCCCACAAAATCGCCATGCTGATTACCACTCTGGCACTTTTTGCCTCACTGATACCAGCAGCACTACTAGCTCGCAAAACCACTCGCGCCACAAGCAAAGATATCTCGACATCAATTGCAGAGAGATTTTTACTGGCATTTATATACACGCTCGCTCTAGTTTTAAGCCCGCACTCACACTACTTTGATTGCCTGTTACTGGTCATACCAGCGGCTCTCACACTGGAGGGCATGTTGAGGCAGGGGCAAGGCGACGGCTCTACTGCCGATGCCACCTGGCAAGCTATTAACGACAACAAATGGTATCGGTTATGGTGCCACATACTTTGCTTTTATCCATTACTTAGCTGGTTTTACAACTTTGGACTGGGCAGCATGGAGGCAGAAGGCATAGCCTTTTTGCTGACAAATATCGTGCTTGCTGTGTGCGCCGGGATGGTAGTAAAAGAGCTAAATACAAAAGCATCCATATAA